The proteins below are encoded in one region of Pomacea canaliculata isolate SZHN2017 linkage group LG7, ASM307304v1, whole genome shotgun sequence:
- the LOC112568620 gene encoding uncharacterized protein LOC112568620 isoform X2, translating into MANAKLFVSCALVFVILTMSYSDEQCGDVQFVSPVENTFSTSVNDWLNMTIRINTGKCSNPSFLITLERKKKKDRPTIVCRIHHNQTSCYKTGKEAVYSCRCVSPSGPVEFREKLVTPGDVEYKWRWTDVTSGMGSEKTIIVHVTRGIATGNENYKHAMTDTVFPWAFAGFLLLLLIVFVLFHSRSLKQKSLGINKNVKHFQTAKFILVGVGGLLVVVAVVIFFVSCQSPRSVSGDVKITSPVSNTVNVSVNDWLNMTFTLNTEKCSSPAYVITVENKEQDRPMIMCRIHHNKTSCFTTSNVTTYFCRCVSPRGPVEFWEKLQRPGDEEYRWRWTDVNTGKQHEKKITFIVENRPAAGEENNSHQLPTTINFVLGGLCSLLFIVVAIVFLRLRKRRLSGECHNVTNIHNYGC; encoded by the exons ATGGCGAACGCAAAACTCTTCGTCTCTTGTGCTTTGGTCTTTGTCATTTTAACAATGAGCTACTCCGATGAACAAT GTGGAGATGTGCAATTTGTAAGCCCTGTAGAGAACACGTTCAGCACTTCTGTCAACGACTGGCTGAACATGACCATCAGGATAAACACAGGAAAATGTTCAAATCCATCATTCCTCATCACCttagagaggaagaagaagaaagatcgCCCAACGATCGTTTGTCGAATACATCACAACCAGACCTCGTGCTATAAAACAGGTAAAGAAGCTGTGTACTCATGTCGCTGTGTCAGTCCCTCAGGTCCTGTGGAATTCCGGGAAAAACTGGTGACACCTGGAGATGTGGAGTACAAGTGGAGATGGACTGATGTCACTTCAGGAATGGGGAGCGAGAAAACTATAATTGTTCACGTCACGA GAGGAATTGCTACAGGTAACGAGAACTACAAACATGCCATGACAGATACGGTTTTTCCTTGGGCATTTGCAGgattcctccttcttcttctcattGTGTTCGTTCTTTTTCACTCCAGAAGCCTAAAACAGAAGTCCTTGG GCATCAACAAGaatgtcaaacattttcaaacagcaAAATTCATTCTCGTGGGAGTTGGTGGACTCTTAGTGGTTGTTGCTgtcgttattttttttgttagttgCCAGTCACCAAGATCCGTGA GTGGAGATGTGAAGATTACAAGCCCTGTGTCCAACACCGTTAACGTGTCTGTCAATGACTGGCTCAACATGACTTTCACGCTGAACACAGAGAAATGTTCAAGTCCGGCATATGTTATCACAGTAGAGAACAAGGAGCAGGATCGTCCAATGATTATGTGTCGAATACATCACAACAAAACCTCGTGCTTTACAACAAGTAATGTAACTACGTACTTCTGTCGCTGTGTCAGTCCCAGAGGTCCTGTGGAATTCTGGGAGAAGCTGCAGCGGCCCGGGGATGAGGAGTACAGGTGGCGATGGACTGATGTCAACACAGGGAAACAACACGAGAAAAAGATAACTTTCATTGTTGAAA ATCGTCCGGCTGCAGGTGAGGAGAATAACAGCCACCAGCTACCAACAACAATTAATTTTGTCCTCGGTGGTCTTTGCAGCCTcctatttattgttgttgctattgttttTCTCAGACTTAGGAAGCGAAGGCTGTCGGGTGAGTGTCACAATGTTACTAATATTCACAATTATGGTTGTTAA
- the LOC112568620 gene encoding uncharacterized protein LOC112568620 isoform X1 — MFYGIYKSLLSIFLLMTMLQAIRSKENCGDVQFVSPVENTFSTSVNDWLNMTIRINTGKCSNPSFLITLERKKKKDRPTIVCRIHHNQTSCYKTGKEAVYSCRCVSPSGPVEFREKLVTPGDVEYKWRWTDVTSGMGSEKTIIVHVTRGIATGNENYKHAMTDTVFPWAFAGFLLLLLIVFVLFHSRSLKQKSLGINKNVKHFQTAKFILVGVGGLLVVVAVVIFFVSCQSPRSVSGDVKITSPVSNTVNVSVNDWLNMTFTLNTEKCSSPAYVITVENKEQDRPMIMCRIHHNKTSCFTTSNVTTYFCRCVSPRGPVEFWEKLQRPGDEEYRWRWTDVNTGKQHEKKITFIVENRPAAGEENNSHQLPTTINFVLGGLCSLLFIVVAIVFLRLRKRRLSGECHNVTNIHNYGC; from the exons GTGGAGATGTGCAATTTGTAAGCCCTGTAGAGAACACGTTCAGCACTTCTGTCAACGACTGGCTGAACATGACCATCAGGATAAACACAGGAAAATGTTCAAATCCATCATTCCTCATCACCttagagaggaagaagaagaaagatcgCCCAACGATCGTTTGTCGAATACATCACAACCAGACCTCGTGCTATAAAACAGGTAAAGAAGCTGTGTACTCATGTCGCTGTGTCAGTCCCTCAGGTCCTGTGGAATTCCGGGAAAAACTGGTGACACCTGGAGATGTGGAGTACAAGTGGAGATGGACTGATGTCACTTCAGGAATGGGGAGCGAGAAAACTATAATTGTTCACGTCACGA GAGGAATTGCTACAGGTAACGAGAACTACAAACATGCCATGACAGATACGGTTTTTCCTTGGGCATTTGCAGgattcctccttcttcttctcattGTGTTCGTTCTTTTTCACTCCAGAAGCCTAAAACAGAAGTCCTTGG GCATCAACAAGaatgtcaaacattttcaaacagcaAAATTCATTCTCGTGGGAGTTGGTGGACTCTTAGTGGTTGTTGCTgtcgttattttttttgttagttgCCAGTCACCAAGATCCGTGA GTGGAGATGTGAAGATTACAAGCCCTGTGTCCAACACCGTTAACGTGTCTGTCAATGACTGGCTCAACATGACTTTCACGCTGAACACAGAGAAATGTTCAAGTCCGGCATATGTTATCACAGTAGAGAACAAGGAGCAGGATCGTCCAATGATTATGTGTCGAATACATCACAACAAAACCTCGTGCTTTACAACAAGTAATGTAACTACGTACTTCTGTCGCTGTGTCAGTCCCAGAGGTCCTGTGGAATTCTGGGAGAAGCTGCAGCGGCCCGGGGATGAGGAGTACAGGTGGCGATGGACTGATGTCAACACAGGGAAACAACACGAGAAAAAGATAACTTTCATTGTTGAAA ATCGTCCGGCTGCAGGTGAGGAGAATAACAGCCACCAGCTACCAACAACAATTAATTTTGTCCTCGGTGGTCTTTGCAGCCTcctatttattgttgttgctattgttttTCTCAGACTTAGGAAGCGAAGGCTGTCGGGTGAGTGTCACAATGTTACTAATATTCACAATTATGGTTGTTAA